A window of Diorhabda carinulata isolate Delta chromosome 7, icDioCari1.1, whole genome shotgun sequence contains these coding sequences:
- the LOC130896572 gene encoding uncharacterized protein LOC130896572, which translates to MNLAVQENFKNTEIQPILKKCKEIVTFFKSSNLATTKFKEEQRILWRGTVNENKTPYKLIQEVTTRWNSCFQMIKRILLTSNALNSTLLKLKNAPTPLTADDIEILKDLEKCLSIFDDATEKISGSKYVTVSLIIPISFGIYNFLNTANISTDLGKLFCQGLIESTRNRLFTYESRTITRISTILDPRWKKDGFRSAENANQASCFLDQEMSPLMRNLKNNEGNEANGSTNSPKSCLFGFMHEKNQQKSRNHIADAIIIKRQYLERQNLPEDGDPLLYWKLNNGELNPLQELVVRYLCTPGSSVESERNFSSAGLIINERRSRIKEKYVDQLIFVTKNAWLLS; encoded by the exons ATGAACTTAGCAGTGCAGGAAAACTTTAAAAACACAGAAATACAACCAATTTTAAAGAAGTGTAAAGaaattgttacattttttaaaagtagCAATCTGGCCACAACTAAATTTAAAGAGGAACAAAGAATTTTATGGAGAGGTACTGTTAACGAAAATAAAACTCCTTACAAATTAATCCAAGAAGTGACAACACGATGGAACAGCTgttttcaaatgataaaaagaatCTTATTAACTTCCAATGCTCTTAACTCCACActactaaaactaaaaaatgcaCCTACTCCATTGACTGCAGATgacattgaaatattaaaagacTTAGAAAAATGCCTTTCTATATTTGATGATGCCACGGAAAAAATTAGCGGTAGTAAATATGTGACTGTATCATTAATTATACCTATATCATttggtatttataattttttgaatactgCTAATATTTCTACAGACCTTGGCAAATTGTTTTGTCAAGGGTTGATTGAATCAACAAGAAATCGACTGTTTACCTACGAATCCAGAACAATTACCAGAATTAGCACTATTTTAGATCCGAGATGGAAAAAAGATGGGTTCCGAAGTGCAGAGAATGCTAATCAGGCCTCCTGTTTCCTGGATCAAGAAATGAGTCctttaatgagaaatttgaaaaacaatgaaggaAATGAAGCCAACGGTTCAACCAACTCCCCAAAAAGTTGTCTTTTCGGATTTATGcatgaaaaaaatcagcaaaaatcaagaaatcaCATTGCTGATGCAATAATTATCAAAAGGCAATACTTGGAAAGACAAAATCTGCCTGAAGATGGTGATCCGTTACTCTATTGGAAG CTCAATAATGGTGAACTAAATCCTTTGCAAGAGTTAGTGGTTAGGTATTTATGCACGCCGGGATCCTCGGTTGAGTCTGAAAGAAACTTCAGCTCCGCAGGCCttattataaatgaaagaaGATcaagaatcaaagaaaaatatgttgatcAATTAATATTTGTCACTAAAAATGCGTGGTTATTAAGCtaa
- the LOC130896573 gene encoding uncharacterized protein LOC130896573: protein MSCVTLAENKAAQPALHAYAKDYREERMDQEDRNKVEIYYRKTRSQLARAIKKLTISESSCNESVREKRLDSNHNSGTRLPEIKIKKFSGNHTEWESFYNLFKTSVLENPQLKSDAEKLYYLKSYLESDALHIVDVLQVNDRNLQVAINLLRETYENKTKIVHVYFSELLNIPQLSKHNPTELSKFATICRRNWTLLQNLELDHKVLLEALITYLYQQKLDHGFKKEFEKCRNRDTLPTVDEFLQFLKEEIEILDNATCKTSQSQTSQNSFSHKRSQSKVAFHSQSQPKFNKNSNNQSSHLKNNSIKQNQNMDGCVMCSDTAHKIYTCETFLSLPITKRNEFAKTKTLCDRPSTSQSIQENQARPNSSSLSALSIKNNLVLLATAQATIYNRQNQPVRVRILLDNGSQNSFISKKLVQKLNYTPYKKILNISGISETSTLSNEMLDIVLHSNVDPSKNFEISCAVLEKITTTIPQVKVNVDHITIPSRIVNKLADKTFATPGKIDLLIGADVYYELLTYGLIKLGDGLPTLFNTHLGYVISGRLNSQQESKNSHTISYHVASETEDPNPDTELQNTLCKFWEIEELPNLKSLSTEDELSEFIFKTTTKILPNGHFQVDIPSQNTKRHAKYVPLSSQNSRCENKYFIPHLPVYRQDRVTTKLRVVFDASCKTSSGYALNEICLKGYQTQPNLYDILCRFRTFKYALIVDLEKMFRQIRINPKDLFLQNILWRDSAKEPLKCIELQTITYGMNCSPFLSTRILNEIASTNKNLPLASDAVLTQTYVDDILTGCDLTESLEKLYLELKSMLEPAGFHLHKWGSNSQTFLKKISQTRITEFDINLDQSPSKVLGVKWNPISDEFQISVPTELVSEDNITKRNILSHISQCYDPLGFVNPAIVKGKMLMQKIWKLKCNWDDKITDKEINRKWQEFLSTICQIKDLRIPRLIFNNKEISKIELHSFSDASTEAYGACVYIRTIYTDKTVSCVLISAKSRVAPLKTITIPRLELCGMLLSANLTQGVKNILEPKVDINSVNLWTDSQIALCWCKSHPSRWSTFVSNRVAKIQALTTNFQWRHVGSSDNPADLLSRGKFTPEIYSMWFNGPKLLNEFSSGFPQYEINKNLVNVPEERKHVRLGHAGGQNVLSNVRLRYWPLNGLRQIKQIIRDCKVCYRLNAQTARQIMADLPKDRVTYSRPFQKVGVDFGGPFFIKSSTLRKAPVTKCYIAIFVCMATKAVHIELVSNLTTDAFIAALKRFGARRGNPTVIYSDNATNFLGARNQLRELYKHFQKNEFSDAIQNYLTQNETQWKFIPPRSPHWGGIWEAAIKSAKYHIARLIGLTKLTFEQFSTILSQIEAILNSRPLSALCNDPSDFQYLTSGDFLIGSSLTAYPEKDLTHAPENRLKFWQQCAKTQQLFWKRWSVDYLNRLQNRPKWLKTYENLQTNDLVLLKEENVPPLNWPMARIIEAISGPDGKVRVVRLKTKTGETTRAITKLCPLPKQDTVSCEGHN from the exons ATGTCCTGCGTCACATTGGCAGAGAATAAGGCGGCACAACCAGCTCTTCACGCATACGCGAAAGATTACCGAGAAGAAAGGATGG ATCAAGAAGATAGGAACAAAGTAGAAATTTATTATCGTAAAACTAGGAGTCAATTAGCTAGAgcaatcaaaaaattaactatatcTGAAAGTAGCTGTAATGAGTCAGTTAGGGAAAAAAGATTAGATTCAAACCACAACTCAGGTACTAGAttacctgaaataaaaataaaaaagttttcaggaAATCACACTGAATGGGAAAGTTTTTACAACTTGTTCAAAACTAGTGTTCTCGAAAATCCGCAACTAAAATCAGATGCtgagaaattatattatttaaaaagctATTTAGAAAGTGATGCACTACATATTGTAGACGTTTTACAAGTGAACGATAGAAACTTGCAAGTAGCTATAAACTTGTTAAGAGAAActtatgaaaacaaaacaaaaattgtacatgTATATTTCTCCGAATTATTGAACATACCGCAATTAAGTAAGCACAATCCTACCgaactttcaaaatttgctaCTATCTGTAGGCGTAACTGGACACTCCTACAGAATCTTGAGCTTGATCACAAAGTTTTATTAGAGGCATTAATAACTTatctttatcaacaaaaattagatCATGGTTTCAAAAAAGAGTTTGAAAAATGCAGGAACAGGGATACCTTACCAACAGTAgatgaatttttacaatttcttaaaGAGGAAATTGAAATACTCGACAATGCCACTTGTAAAACTAGCCAATCGCAAACTTCGCAAAACTCATTTTCGCACAAGAGGTCACAAAGTAAAGTAGCGTTTCATTCGCAATCACAACCAAAGTTCAATAAAAACTCAAACAATCAATCATCTCATCTTAAGAATAATTCgattaaacaaaatcaaaacatgGACGGATGCGTTATGTGTTCAGACACTGCACATAAAATTTATACCTGTGAAACATTCCTATCGTTGCCCATTACTAAGCGTAATGAATTTGCCAAAACCAAAACATTGTGT GACAGGCCGTCCACATCTCAAAGCATCCAAGAAAATCAAGCACGTCCAAATTCGTCTAGTCTATCAGCTCTCtcgataaaaaacaacttaGTGTTGTTAGCAACTGCACAAGCAACAATTTATAATCGACAGAATCAACCTGTTAGGGTAAGAATTCTTCTGGATAATGGAAGTCAGAATTCCTTTATCAGTAAAAAACTTGTACAAAAACTCAACTACACCCCGTACAAGAAAATCTTAAACATTTCAGGTATATCTGAAACTAGTACTTTGTCTAACGAAATGTTGGACATAGTGCTACACTCAAATGTTGACCCCTCGAAGAACTTCGAAATCTCTTGTGCTGTACTCGAAAAAATTACCACGACTATTCCGCAAGTGAAAGTGAATGTAGATCACATAACAATTCCTTCGCGGATTGTGAACAAATTAGCTGACAAAACTTTTGCCACACCCGGTAAAATAGATCTGTTAATAGGAGCAGatgtttattatgaattgttaaCTTATGGTCTCATCAAACTAGGTGACGGCCTACCTACTCTCTTTAATACCCATTTGGGTTACGTTATCTCGGGAAGACTGAACTCCCAACAAGAATCAAAAAACTCACACACTATCTCGTATCATGTAGCCAGTGAAACCGAAGACCCTAACCCGGACACTGAATTACAAAACACTCTCTGCAAATTCTGGGAGATCGAAGAACTCCCAAACCTAAAATCTCTATCAACCGAAGATGAACTGTCAGAATTCATCTTCAAAACCACAACTAAAATTCTCCCGAACGGACATTTCCAAGTGGATATTCCATCACAGAACACAAAAA GACATGCAAAATATGTACCACTATCGTCGCAAAATTCACGTtgcgaaaacaaatattttatcccTCACTTGCCAGTTTATCGACAAGACCGAGTTACGACTAAGCTGCGAGTCGTATTTGATGCTTCTTGTAAAACCAGCTCTGGTTATGCATTAAACGAAATTTGTCTCAAAGGTTATCAAACTCAACCCAACCTATACGACATATTGTGTAGGTTCAGAACCTTCAAATACGCGTTGATAGTTGATTTGGAGAAAATGTTCAGACAAATTCGAATAAATCCCAAAGACCTATTCctccaaaatattttgtggagAGACTCAGCAAAAGAACCATTAAAATGCATTGAATTACAAACAATAACTTACGGTATGAATTGTAGTCCATTCCTCTCAACGAGAATTCTGAATGAGATTGCAAGTAccaataaaaatcttcctctAGCCTCCGACGCTGTTCTTACGCAGACGTATGTAGACGACATTTTAACAGGGTGTGATTTAACCGAATCCCTTGAAAAACTCTATTTGGAACTTAAATCAATGCTTGAACCAGCTGGTTTCCACTTGCACAAGTGGGGATCTAACTCTCAAACCTTTCTAAAAAAGATATCGCAGACTCGAATAACTgaatttgacataaatttagATCAATCTCCGTCTAAAGTCTTAGGCGTAAAATGGAATCCCATAAGTGATGAGTTCCAAATATCGGTACCCACTGAACTCGTCAGTGAGGACAATATCACCAAGAGAAATATCTTATCACACATTTCACAGTGCTACGATCCTCTGGGGTTTGTAAACCCCGCTATCGTTAAGGGAAAAATGCTAATGCAGAAAATCTGGAAATTAAAGTGCAACTGGGATGATAAGATCACcgacaaagaaataaataggaAATGGCAAGAATTTCTAAGCACCATCTGCCAAATCAAGGACTTAAGAATTCCTCGTCTTATCTtcaataacaaagaaataagcAAAATCGAACTTCACTCCTTTTCAGATGCGAGTACTGAAGCGTACGGCGCATGTGTCTACATTAGAACTATCTACACTGATAAAACAGTTTCATGTGTGCTGATATCAGCAAAATCACGCGTCGCACCTCTGAAAACTATCACAATTCCCAGACTTGAACTCTGTGGAATGCTATTATCCGCGAACCTGACTCAAGGagtcaaaaacattttggaacCTAAAGTCGACATAAACTCAGTTAACTTATGGACGGACTCTCAAATTGCACTGTGTTGGTGCAAAAGCCACCCAAGTCGATGGTCGACATTCGTATCAAACAGAGTAGCGAAAATACAAGCGCTAACAACAAATTTCCAGTGGCGGCACGTAGGATCAAGCGATAATCCCGCTGACCTGCTGTCGCGTGGAAAATTCACACCTGAAATCTACTCCATGTGGTTTAATGGACCCAAATTACTCAATGAGTTCAGTTCAGGTTTCCCCCAATACGAGATTAATAAGAATCTCGTCAACGTACCTGAGGAAAGAAAG CACGTTCGTTTAGGGCATGCTGGCGGACAAAACGTCTTATCTAATGTGCGATTGCGCTACTGGCCTCTTAATGGTTTAAGgcaaatcaaacaaataattagaGATTGCAAGGTTTGCTACCGCTTGAATGCGCAGACAGCTCGACAGATAATGGCCGACCTTCCGAAAGATAGGGTCACATACTCGCGTCCTTTTCAAAAGGTTGGTGTCGATTTTGGAGGCCCTTTCTTCATAAAATCTTCTACCCTACGCAAAGCTCCCGTAACAAAATGTTACATAGCAATTTTCGTATGCATGGCGACCAAAGCCGTGCATATTGAACTAGTATCCAACCTCACTACGGACGCATTTATAGCCGCTTTAAAACGCTTCGGAGCAAGACGGGGCAACCCCACTGTCATATACTCAGACAACGCAACAAACTTTCTTGGAGCTAGAAATCAGTTGAGAGAactttataaacattttcaGAAGAACGAATTCAGCGATGCTATACAAAATTATCTGACTCAAAACGAGacacaatggaaatttattcCACCAAGATCTCCACATTGGGGAGGAATTTGGGAGGCTGCTATTAAAAGCGCCAAGTATCACATCGCAAGACTCATCGGCTTAACAAAACTAACATTCGAACAATTCTCAACTATTCTTAGTCAAATCGAAGCAATATTAAACTCACGGCCGTTGAGTGCCTTATGTAACGATCCGTCAGATTTTCAATATCTCACTTCTGGTGATTTCCTGATCGGATCAAGTCTAACAGCCTACCCAGAGAAGGATTTAACACATGCACCAGAAAACAGACTTAAATTTTGGCAGCAATGTGCGAAAACTCAGCAACTGTTTTGGAAAAGGTGGTCTGTGGACTATTTGAATAGACTGCAGAATAGACCAAAATGGCTTAAAACTTATGAGAATCTACAAACAAATGATCTCGTCCTTTTGAAGGAAGAAAACGTTCCACCTCTTAATTGGCCTATGGCAAGAATCATTGAGGCCATAAGCGGACCTGACGGAAAAGTCAGGGTCGTACGCCTAAAAACTAAAACAGGCGAAACTACTAGGGCTATAACTAAGCTGTGCCCACTCCCCAAACAAGACACCGTGTCTTGCGAGGGTCATAATTAA
- the LOC130896246 gene encoding 52 kDa repressor of the inhibitor of the protein kinase-like: protein MVFNCCVNGCNNYNKDAQMHIFPKDQILYDIWINAIGREDLKVKPMERVRKSYRICTIHFSAEARYVGTRNKSTLKQDAIPSLFLNASNRKEVSSAKMVKLRSKHSLSEQIGSPEVETVNISIPSTSKLICEEVLPVSSSKLITPEQNMQSQVMMCTPTKISSKFFCKINDKRYID from the exons ATGGTTTTTAACTGTTGCGTTAATGGCTGTAACAATTATAACAAGGATGCCCAAATGcatatttttccaaaagatcaaata cTGTATGATATTTGGATTAATGCAATTGGCCGAGAAGACTTAAAGGTGAAGCCTATGGAAAGAGTCCGAAAGTCGTACCGTATTTGTACTATTCACTTTAGTGCAGAAGCCCGCTATGTTGGAACCAGAAATAAATCGACCTTAAAACAGGATGCAATTCCTTCTCTATTTCTTAATGCTTCTAACAGGAAAGAAG TTTCTTCTGCCAAAATGGTTAAACTACGCTCAAAGCATAGTTTATCAGAGCAAATAGGTTCACCTGAAGTAGAAACAGTTAACATCTCCATACcatcaacttcaaaattgatTTGTGAAGAAGTTTTACCAGTTTCTTCATCTAAACTTATTACACCAGAACAAAATATGCAATCCCAGGTCATGATGTGTACtccaacaaaaatttcaagtaagtttttttgtaaaataaatgataaaagataTATAGAttaa